The following coding sequences are from one Nilaparvata lugens isolate BPH chromosome 4, ASM1435652v1, whole genome shotgun sequence window:
- the LOC111047321 gene encoding LOW QUALITY PROTEIN: prolyl 4-hydroxylase subunit alpha-2-like (The sequence of the model RefSeq protein was modified relative to this genomic sequence to represent the inferred CDS: inserted 1 base in 1 codon), whose translation MELRFGMCVLLLSATGIVNGDLYTALIDLEALVETEAVLLSELDNYIGATERRLSQXRRLAAEYSREHSEAILDVGAYLHNPINAYRLIKRLTIDWKHVESLMVDFGEKEWLERRGRLKLPSEEDVVGAVSGLLRLQDTYQLDTASLARGQINGVQYTTHLTADDCFQIGRISCVNRDHYHTVLWMSEALKRYHHEDNVRRREILECLAYSTYKQGHVRSALQLNDELLSIAPNHLFALSNRTIYLADIEKGTEQVVENLLDDDTELFYQLCRSALSPSPLVLSQLKCQYVHRNQPFLRIAPLKEEEAYLDPRIVLYRDVIYDGEIEVIKKLALPRLRRATVMDVAGVEVTASYRISKSAVLCDADHPSIERLKRRIEMMTSLTMAYSPLLHVVNYGIGGYYQPHWDFAQGPHRNIVIYGDNIRDGNRVATVLSYMSDVAQGGATVFPYLNVTVQPKKGTALIWYNMHLSGEGDLATAHAACPVLVGSKWVTNKWVNERGQEFRRPCALHRQTRHSTNWYS comes from the exons ATGGAGTTGCGTTTTGGAATGTGTGTGTTACTGCTCAGTGCAACGGGAATCGTGAATGGTGATCTGTATACAGCTCTGATCGATCTGGAAGCATTAGTTGAAACAGAGGCTGTACTCCTCAGTGAACTGGACAATTACATTGGAGCAACAGAGCGTCGGTTGTCAC CTCGAAGACTTGCAGCTGAATACAGCAGAGAACACAGTGAGGCGATTTTAGATGTGGGCGCCTACCTTCACAATCCAATCAACGCATATCGGCTCATCAAACGGCTCACCATCGACTGGAAACACGTGGAATCGTTGATGGTCGATTTTGGCGAAAAGGAATGGTTGGAGAGAAGGGGGCGGTTGAAGTTACCTTCCGAGGAGGATGTGGTGGGGGCGGTGTCGGGTCTGTTGCGACTCCAGGACACCTATCAGCTGGACACCGCCTCCCTAGCCCGGGGGCAGATCAATGGTGTCCAGTACACCACTCACCTAACAGCTGACGACTGTTTCCAGATAGGTAGAATATCGTGCGTCAATCGCGACCACTACCATACAGTGCTATGGATGTCTGAAGCTCTCAAACGATATCATCACGAGGATAACGTCAGACGAAGGGAGATACTAGAGTGCCTGGCATACTCCACTTACAAGCAGGGCCACGTGCGATCTGCATTGCAGCTCAATGATGAATTGTTGAGCATTGCCCCCAATCATCTGTTTGCACTTAGTAACCGCACGATCTACCTGGCAGACATCGAAAAAGGGACGGAACAAGTTGTTGAAAATCTGCTAGATGATGATACAGAGCTCTTCTATCAGCTGTGTCGCTCCGccctctctccctctcccctAGTGCTCTCTCAACTCAAATGTCAGTACGTCCACAGAAACCAACCTTTCCTCAGGATTGCGCCGTTGAAAGAGGAAGAGGCCTATCTAGACCCGAGGATAGTTTTGTATCGTGACGTCATCTACGACGGCGAGATAGAGGTCATCAAGAAATTGGCTTTGCCTAGGTTACGACGTGCTACTGTCATGGATGTGGCGGGCGTCGAGGTGACAGCCAGCTATCGGATTAGCAAGTCAGCAGTTTTGTGTGATGCCGATCACCCATCCATCGAGCGACTGAAACGGCGTATCGAGATGATGACCTCACTTACCATGGCCTACTCACCATTACTACATGTTGTCAACTACGGCATAGGAGGTTACTACCAGCCACATTGGGACTTTGCCCAAGGACCACATAGGAACATAGTGATTTACGGGGACAATATACGCGATGGGAATAGAGTAGCTACGGTGTTGTCGTATATGAGTGACGTGGCACAGGGTGGGGCCACAGTGTTCCCATACCTAAATGTGACCGTTCAGCCGAAGAAGGGAACAGCGCTAATCTGGTACAACATGCACCTGAGTGGAGAGGGAGACTTGGCAACTGCGCATGCCGCCTGCCCTGTCCTCGTCGGATCCAAGTGGGTCACTAATAAGTGGGTCAACGAGCGAGGTCAGGAGTTCAGACGGCCGTGTGCATTGCACAGACAGACTCGTCATTCGACAAACTGGTACAGCTAA